ATCGCAATTTAAAACACGTGCGTCTGGCCGATGAATCCGTCTGCATCGGCCCTGCCGCCTCCGTGGACAGCTACTTGAACATCCCGGCCATCATCAGCGCTGCCGAAGTGACCGATGCCGAAGCCATCCATCCTGGCTACGGCTTTCTGGCCGAAAATGCCGATTTTTCCGAAAAAGTAAAACAAAGCGGCTTTGTTTTCATCGGCCCCAATGCCGACACCATCCGCATGATGGGCGACAAGATTTCCGCCAAGAAAGCCATGCAGAAGGCCGGCATTCCATGCGTGCCCGGCAATGGCGACCCGCTGACCGATGACCCCAAAAAGAATCTGAAGCTGGCTCAGGAAATCGGCTACCCGGTCATCATCAAGGCGGCCGGCGGCGGCGGCGGCCGCGGCATGCGCACCGTGCATACCGAAGCGGCCCTGTTGAACGCGATCGCCATGACCAAAGCCGAAGCCGCGACCGCCTTCGGCAATTCAACCGTGTACATGGAAAAATTCCTTGAGGACCCCCGTCATATCGAGTTCCAGGTCATGGCCGACTCGCATGGCAACGCCATTCACCTGGGCGAGCGCGACTGCTCCATGCAGCGCCGCCACCAGAAAGTCGTCGAAGAAGCGCCAGCCCCCGGCATTACCGAGGAACAGCGCAAATTCATCGGCGAGCGCTGCGCGAAAGCCTGCGTCGATATCGGCTATCTGGGAGCCGGCACCTTCGAGTTCCTGTATGAGAGAGGCGAGTTTTATTTCATCGAAATGAACACGCGCGTGCAGGTCGAACATCCGGTCACCGAAATGGTCACGGGCTTCGATATCGTCAAGGAACAACTGCGCATCGCTGCCGGTGAAAAACTTTCGATCACGCAGGACCAGGTCAAGATCCAGGGCCATGCCATCGAATGCCGCTTGAATGCCGAAGATCCGAAGACTTTCATGCCCAGCCCCGGCACGATCGAGCAGTTCCACATGCCGGGCGGCCCCGGCATCCGCTGTGAAACGCACATTTACAACGGTTACAAAGTGCCGCCGTACTATGACTCCATGATCGGCAAACTGATCGCGCACGGCGAAGACCGCAAAAGCGCGATAGCGCGCATGAATACGGCTTTGAGCGAAATCATTATCGAAGGCATCAAGACCAATATTCCGCTGCAGCACGATATCATGACTGACAGCGCTTTCGCGGCCGGCGGCCAGAATATCCATTATCTGGAGACGCATATCCTTCGCCACAAGTAAAAACGAGTTGGATAACACGTTGATTTTAAACGTGTTATCCATTCTGTTACCGGTAGAGTGATAATAGGATATCTTCATTTCACATAGAATTTGAGTTTGTAACTCTTTCGGTATTCTATCCATGAGAAAGAGGATATCTTCTTCAAATTACCTTAATGAAATCTTTTTACCGATTGAATTTATCTAATATATCTCTGGCCTTACGAGTTACGTCTAATTCGCTCAAGTGAGCGTATTTCAATGTGGTTTGGATGTCTTTATGTCCAAGTATGGTCTGTACTTCAAGTATAGACATGTCATTCTGCACTAGCCTCGATGCGGTGGTGTGCCGCAAATCATGAATGCGCACGTCCTTCAATCCAACAGCATCCATCGTCTTGCGCAGTCCTTGTATCGATCTACGGTATGATCCTGAAAGGTCGGTAAAAACATAGGCACCGGTCTTGTTTTCAAATCTTCTGGCTAAGACGTTACGAACCCGTTCAGTCATAAACAGAACTGACCGATTTCTTACTTTCGGCCTATACAAATCGATTGTCCGTTCTTCCAGATTCACCTGCTTCCATTCTAAGCGTTGAATTTCATTAAGCCTCGCTCCAGTGTCCAGTAACAGGATACAGAGGTCATAATCATCCTGCACTTTGCCGTTGTGTTGCGTCCAAAAACGAGCGTAGTTGTTTATGC
This is a stretch of genomic DNA from Methylobacter sp. YRD-M1. It encodes these proteins:
- the accC gene encoding acetyl-CoA carboxylase biotin carboxylase subunit; protein product: MFDKIVIANRGEIALRILRACRELGVKVVAVHSEADRNLKHVRLADESVCIGPAASVDSYLNIPAIISAAEVTDAEAIHPGYGFLAENADFSEKVKQSGFVFIGPNADTIRMMGDKISAKKAMQKAGIPCVPGNGDPLTDDPKKNLKLAQEIGYPVIIKAAGGGGGRGMRTVHTEAALLNAIAMTKAEAATAFGNSTVYMEKFLEDPRHIEFQVMADSHGNAIHLGERDCSMQRRHQKVVEEAPAPGITEEQRKFIGERCAKACVDIGYLGAGTFEFLYERGEFYFIEMNTRVQVEHPVTEMVTGFDIVKEQLRIAAGEKLSITQDQVKIQGHAIECRLNAEDPKTFMPSPGTIEQFHMPGGPGIRCETHIYNGYKVPPYYDSMIGKLIAHGEDRKSAIARMNTALSEIIIEGIKTNIPLQHDIMTDSAFAAGGQNIHYLETHILRHK